The Nitrospira tepida genome includes a window with the following:
- a CDS encoding alpha-keto acid decarboxylase family protein, producing the protein MRLAPLLLQRLFDLGAAHAFGISGDHVLPLYEALADSPIRSILTTHEPSAGFAADAYARLKGIGVAIGTYGAGVLNMVNPIAQAYAEKSPVLVLSGAPDMAGRDPDLLIHHKVKTFDTQRRVYAEMTAANAVLDDPKTAAREIDRVLDAMQREKRPGYLEIPRDMAWADIGVAEAWTAVAPQRDQAALTEAMQEIAIRFNRSQTPAILAGIEIMRLGLRDDLIRLAERYNLPVATSFMGKAVFPEHHPNFIGTYMGAASHPYAREMVEGSDCLLMLGVWLTDTETGRFTSVIARGTLMQVLADEVVISRHRYHHIGLAEILPALLNHSEIKSREFRNDYRPEPPEPDNQSLVAAVFTELSCLDDSRYIFTTDTGDCLFGSVALNAETILNPGYYTSMGFGVPAVLGAGLAVPDSRPVALVGDGGFQMTGMELGTLVRYGVDAIIIVLNNGGYRSLEALGGRRAVWDIHPWDYVAVARALGAEGTRVHTPEEFRTALRQAGERTGVLLIEAVLAPDDISPTLRRLGGKG; encoded by the coding sequence ATGCGTCTGGCTCCCTTACTGCTCCAGAGACTATTCGACCTTGGTGCTGCCCATGCATTCGGCATCTCAGGCGATCATGTGCTCCCGCTCTACGAAGCGCTAGCGGACAGTCCTATCCGCTCGATCCTGACCACCCATGAGCCTTCAGCCGGATTCGCCGCTGATGCCTACGCGCGCCTCAAAGGGATCGGAGTGGCGATCGGTACCTACGGCGCCGGCGTCCTCAACATGGTCAATCCGATCGCCCAGGCCTACGCGGAAAAATCTCCGGTGCTCGTTCTCAGCGGCGCGCCCGATATGGCCGGTCGGGACCCAGATCTGCTGATCCATCACAAGGTCAAGACGTTCGACACCCAGCGACGCGTGTACGCAGAGATGACCGCCGCCAACGCAGTCCTGGATGATCCGAAGACCGCGGCTCGCGAGATCGACCGGGTGCTCGATGCGATGCAGCGCGAAAAGCGGCCGGGATATCTGGAAATCCCTCGCGACATGGCGTGGGCCGACATCGGCGTAGCCGAGGCGTGGACGGCAGTTGCTCCGCAGCGGGATCAGGCGGCGTTGACGGAGGCCATGCAAGAAATTGCAATACGGTTCAACCGGAGCCAGACCCCGGCGATTCTAGCCGGTATCGAAATTATGCGACTGGGTCTTCGGGATGACCTGATCAGACTAGCCGAGCGCTACAACCTGCCGGTGGCCACTTCGTTCATGGGAAAGGCGGTCTTTCCAGAGCATCATCCGAATTTCATCGGGACCTATATGGGCGCGGCCAGCCATCCGTACGCACGGGAGATGGTTGAGGGATCCGACTGCCTGCTCATGTTGGGGGTATGGCTGACCGACACCGAGACCGGACGATTCACGAGCGTGATCGCTCGCGGGACCTTGATGCAGGTGTTGGCCGACGAGGTTGTCATCAGCCGGCACCGGTATCACCACATCGGGCTCGCAGAGATTCTGCCCGCGTTGTTGAACCACTCGGAGATCAAATCGCGGGAATTTCGCAATGACTATCGGCCGGAACCCCCGGAACCGGACAATCAGTCCTTGGTCGCCGCAGTCTTTACCGAGTTGAGCTGCCTGGACGACAGTCGCTATATCTTCACGACGGACACCGGCGACTGCCTGTTCGGGTCGGTCGCATTGAATGCCGAGACCATCCTGAACCCTGGCTACTATACAAGCATGGGGTTTGGCGTGCCGGCTGTGTTGGGCGCGGGGCTGGCCGTCCCGGACTCTCGACCGGTGGCGTTGGTGGGCGACGGCGGGTTTCAGATGACCGGCATGGAGCTTGGGACGTTGGTTCGGTATGGGGTCGACGCGATCATCATTGTGCTCAACAACGGAGGATATCGAAGTCTGGAGGCGTTGGGGGGAAGGCGGGCCGTGTGGGATATCCATCCCTGGGATTATGTGGCGGTGGCCAGGGCCTTAGGGGCCGAGGGCACACGCGTGCATACACCGGAGGAGTTCAGAACCGCCCTGAGGCAGGCAGGTGAACGGACCGGGGTCTTACTGATTGAGGCGGTGCTCGCTCCTGATGATATTTCACCCACGCTCCGAAGGCTGGGCGGGAAAGGCTGA
- a CDS encoding electron-transfer flavoprotein:ubiquinone oxidoreductase yields MDEALQILEVDILFVGGGPANLSGALRLTQLIANHNALVSAGETSGPPLAPRIALIEKGRDVGAHAISGAIFDPIALEELLPDYRERGFPFSLHVTRHGLRYLTTEGSVRLPNALLPPSDRQDHCYIGSLQKLNLWLAEQVEAAGVYLFPETCGVQILYDGTTVRGVQTGAKGLDAGGGRKANYEPGTDIHANITVFGEGPYGTLAEDLIHRFKLREGRHAQSYALGVKEVIRVKSGGSPGLAMHTIGYPLGSRVFGGGFCYGLDENLFAVGMVCGLDWDDPQMDVHAQLQRLKKHPFIQQFIKGGEVIAYGAKTLPEGGYFAVPRPYVDGALLVGDSAGLLNVPYLKGIHYAMKSGMLAADTIFNALLHNDASAAGLSSYEARLASSYVIQDLYRVRNFRRAFAYGRLPGLLLGGLTMWTGLGPSKPAGVREDFRHLRPLDQAARGRWVSAPARYDAGVLVDKLTDVYHSGTQHREDQPSHIQILDPTRCLTDCIARFGDAPCTHFCPAGVYEVVGERAGCRIQINFANCVHCKTCVIKDPIDVVPGDQVQNIVWRAPAEGGPRYQGL; encoded by the coding sequence ATGGATGAAGCCCTGCAGATCCTTGAAGTGGACATCCTGTTCGTCGGGGGAGGGCCGGCCAACCTCTCGGGGGCGCTTCGCCTGACTCAGCTCATCGCGAACCATAACGCTCTGGTTTCCGCCGGCGAGACATCGGGCCCTCCTCTGGCCCCGCGAATCGCGTTGATCGAGAAGGGGCGCGATGTCGGCGCGCATGCGATCTCGGGCGCCATCTTCGATCCGATCGCGCTGGAAGAATTGCTGCCGGATTATCGCGAGCGAGGCTTTCCCTTCTCGCTTCACGTGACGCGGCACGGCCTGCGGTACCTCACGACCGAAGGGTCGGTCCGGCTGCCCAATGCGCTGCTCCCACCTTCCGACCGGCAGGACCACTGTTATATCGGCTCCCTCCAGAAATTGAACCTCTGGCTTGCAGAGCAAGTCGAAGCCGCTGGCGTCTACCTGTTTCCCGAGACCTGCGGAGTGCAGATCCTCTACGACGGAACGACGGTCCGCGGGGTGCAAACCGGCGCCAAGGGACTCGATGCCGGCGGCGGCAGGAAAGCCAATTACGAGCCGGGCACCGACATCCACGCCAATATCACCGTTTTTGGCGAAGGCCCTTATGGAACGTTGGCCGAGGATTTGATCCATCGGTTCAAGCTCCGCGAAGGCCGCCATGCGCAATCCTACGCCCTGGGCGTGAAAGAGGTGATCCGAGTGAAGTCGGGAGGGTCGCCGGGTCTCGCGATGCATACGATCGGCTACCCGCTTGGCTCCCGTGTCTTCGGTGGAGGGTTCTGCTACGGCCTCGACGAGAACCTGTTTGCGGTGGGCATGGTCTGCGGGCTGGATTGGGACGATCCGCAGATGGATGTCCACGCCCAACTCCAGCGGCTCAAGAAGCATCCCTTCATTCAGCAGTTCATCAAGGGCGGCGAGGTCATCGCCTATGGAGCCAAGACGCTCCCCGAGGGCGGCTACTTTGCCGTTCCGCGACCGTATGTCGACGGCGCGTTGCTCGTGGGCGACTCGGCCGGTTTGCTGAATGTCCCCTATCTGAAGGGGATCCACTATGCGATGAAAAGCGGCATGTTGGCGGCCGACACGATATTCAACGCCTTGCTGCACAACGACGCGTCCGCCGCGGGGCTCTCGTCCTATGAAGCCCGACTGGCCTCCTCGTACGTCATCCAAGATTTGTATCGGGTACGGAACTTCCGGCGTGCCTTCGCCTACGGTCGCCTGCCGGGCCTGCTCCTCGGAGGCCTGACGATGTGGACCGGACTCGGTCCATCCAAGCCTGCAGGCGTCCGGGAGGATTTCAGACACCTGCGACCGCTCGACCAAGCGGCTCGAGGCCGATGGGTTTCCGCGCCGGCCCGGTATGACGCCGGAGTGCTGGTTGACAAGCTGACCGATGTCTATCATTCTGGCACGCAACATCGAGAGGATCAGCCCTCACACATCCAGATCCTCGATCCAACGCGTTGTCTGACAGACTGTATCGCTCGATTCGGGGACGCGCCCTGTACGCATTTCTGCCCCGCCGGGGTCTATGAGGTAGTCGGCGAAAGAGCCGGATGCCGCATTCAGATCAACTTCGCCAACTGCGTGCACTGCAAGACCTGCGTGATCAAGGATCCCATCGACGTCGTCCCGGGAGATCAGGTGCAGAACATCGTCTGGCGTGCGCCTGCGGAGGGAGGACCGCGCTATCAGGGGCTGTAA
- a CDS encoding electron transfer flavoprotein subunit beta/FixA family protein, with translation MKLVACVKQVPATDSKLVIKDDGTDIERSGLSLVINPYDEFAVEEALRIRERLGAGDVTVVSLRQHAAQKPEEALRTCLAMGADNAVLLSDPAFEGGDSYTTALALAAALRRLSFDLLLFGKQAVDDDCGAVGIQVAEMLGIPHVAVVNKLEVGAQGRCIVAHRQIEGAVEVVEAPLPALITCQKGLNEPRYPSLSGIMKAKQKPLEIWNREMIGLEAGTVGAAAAQVKVVRLESPPARPAARMISGDATAAVTELVRLLHEDAKVI, from the coding sequence ATGAAGCTCGTCGCCTGTGTGAAACAAGTACCGGCCACCGACTCGAAGCTCGTCATCAAGGACGATGGGACCGATATCGAACGATCAGGCCTCAGCCTGGTGATAAATCCCTACGATGAGTTCGCCGTTGAAGAGGCGCTCCGGATCAGAGAGCGGCTCGGCGCCGGAGACGTGACCGTTGTTTCGCTGCGCCAGCATGCGGCTCAGAAGCCGGAGGAAGCCTTGCGAACGTGTTTGGCGATGGGCGCTGACAACGCGGTCTTGTTGAGTGATCCGGCTTTCGAGGGAGGCGACAGCTATACGACGGCGCTGGCGCTGGCCGCGGCGCTCAGGCGTCTGTCCTTCGACCTCCTGCTGTTCGGCAAGCAGGCGGTGGATGACGACTGTGGGGCCGTGGGAATTCAGGTCGCAGAGATGCTCGGTATTCCCCATGTCGCGGTGGTGAACAAGCTGGAAGTCGGGGCCCAGGGTCGCTGCATTGTGGCCCACCGCCAAATCGAAGGGGCGGTCGAAGTGGTGGAGGCGCCGCTCCCGGCATTGATTACCTGCCAGAAAGGCCTCAACGAGCCTCGCTATCCGTCGCTCTCCGGCATCATGAAGGCCAAACAGAAACCGCTGGAGATCTGGAACCGGGAGATGATCGGCCTCGAAGCCGGGACAGTTGGCGCCGCCGCAGCACAAGTCAAAGTCGTTCGCCTGGAGTCTCCGCCGGCGCGACCGGCTGCTCGAATGATTTCCGGCGACGCGACCGCTGCGGTCACGGAACTCGTGCGGTTGCTTCATGAGGACGCGAAGGTGATCTGA
- a CDS encoding electron transfer flavoprotein subunit alpha/FixB family protein: MANPILVFCEQRDGHLKKAGLEALGQACRLSKAGGRDVVALVVGSSVSPLTQEPASHGASRIVIAEDPALSSYSSELFTTIVADLAAGLKPVAILMGATAMGKDLATKVAARLKSAVIQDCVALEMEADGSLIATRPIYGGKLRAVVKPTNPLMQVVTLRPNIFSLLESKPASDVPIERLAVSFDGTRPMARIRDARATADDKKELTEASIIVSGGRGLKGPDNFILLEELAAALGAAVGASRAVVDAGWRPHRDQIGLTGKTVSPQLYIACGISGAIQHQAGMSSARTIVAINNNPNAPIFKLATYGIVGDLFEIVPLLTEEVKNLRAG; this comes from the coding sequence ATGGCCAATCCGATCCTGGTCTTCTGCGAGCAACGCGACGGCCATCTGAAGAAGGCGGGGCTCGAAGCCTTAGGTCAGGCCTGCCGCCTGAGCAAGGCAGGTGGCCGGGACGTGGTCGCGCTTGTTGTCGGCTCCTCCGTCAGCCCCCTCACTCAAGAGCCGGCCAGTCATGGGGCCTCACGAATCGTGATCGCGGAGGACCCTGCGCTCTCGTCTTATTCATCCGAACTTTTTACGACAATTGTGGCGGACCTCGCCGCCGGGCTTAAGCCGGTCGCCATCCTGATGGGCGCGACCGCCATGGGCAAGGACCTCGCTACGAAGGTAGCGGCAAGGCTCAAGAGCGCCGTGATCCAGGACTGCGTGGCGCTGGAAATGGAGGCTGATGGCTCGCTGATCGCCACCCGGCCGATCTATGGGGGGAAACTGCGAGCGGTGGTGAAGCCGACGAATCCGCTCATGCAGGTCGTGACGCTCCGCCCGAACATCTTCTCACTGTTGGAATCGAAGCCCGCATCCGATGTTCCGATCGAAAGGCTCGCGGTCTCGTTCGACGGCACTCGACCGATGGCGAGAATCCGCGACGCACGCGCAACGGCGGACGACAAGAAAGAATTGACCGAGGCCTCGATCATCGTTTCGGGAGGCCGAGGCCTCAAAGGGCCGGATAATTTCATCCTGCTCGAAGAGCTCGCGGCGGCGCTTGGAGCCGCCGTGGGAGCCTCGCGCGCGGTGGTCGATGCGGGCTGGAGGCCGCATCGCGACCAGATCGGACTCACCGGAAAGACCGTCTCACCGCAGCTCTATATTGCCTGCGGGATCTCGGGAGCTATTCAACACCAAGCCGGGATGTCGTCCGCCCGGACGATCGTGGCGATCAACAATAACCCCAACGCCCCGATCTTCAAACTCGCCACCTATGGCATCGTCGGCGATCTCTTTGAAATCGTCCCGCTGCTGACCGAAGAAGTGAAGAACCTGAGGGCCGGATGA
- a CDS encoding NAD(+) synthase, whose protein sequence is MSSLGAKTPFENIYSHGFVRVAACTPGVDVARPAFNLDQTATLARAASAQKAALALFPELGLSAYSNEDLFHQDALLDAVESAISQLVHASRELIPVVIVGAPIRAESKLFNSALVIYRGRILGVIPKTYLPNYREFYEKRQFASARHARSNRIMVCNEPVPFGNDLIFEAANLAGFAFHVEICEDLWVPIPPSTYAALAGATVLANLSASDITIGKADYRKLLCASQSAKCIAAYLYSAAGPGESTTDLAWDGHALIYENGDLLAESTRFPKQPGLITADIDLDRLRQDRMRMTSFTDCGAAQREAASPMRRVTFEFEVPPGAVPLERPVERFPYVPSDPAHRDERCAEVYRIQVQGLIKRLEATRIEKVVIGVSGGLDSAQAALVAVGACDQMKLPRANILGYSLPGFGTSRLTQENARELMQALGIGCQEIDIRPSAQQVLKDLGHPFSRGESAYDVTFENVQAGQRASHLFRLANMHQALVVGTSDLSELALGYTTYGVGDHMSHYGVNASVPKTLIQHLIRWLIKTQQFDQRTRTVLERIVNTRISPELVPGASSEPAQRAEAVVGPYELQDFNLYYFSRFGYRPSKVAFLAWKAWGDRLRGAWPDTVPVDQRREYDLATVRKWLEVFIVRFFEFSQFKRSAMPNGPKVGSGGSLSPRSDWRAPSDARAEVWLHELRERCPP, encoded by the coding sequence ATGAGCTCGCTTGGCGCCAAGACCCCGTTCGAGAATATCTATTCGCATGGCTTCGTTCGGGTGGCGGCCTGCACGCCAGGCGTCGACGTGGCTCGCCCGGCATTCAACTTGGACCAGACCGCGACCCTTGCGCGCGCGGCCTCGGCGCAGAAGGCGGCGCTGGCCTTGTTCCCCGAGCTCGGCCTGTCCGCGTACTCGAACGAGGATTTGTTCCACCAGGACGCCTTGCTGGACGCCGTCGAGTCGGCGATCTCCCAGCTCGTTCACGCCAGCCGCGAGTTAATCCCCGTGGTGATTGTGGGAGCGCCGATCCGGGCGGAGAGCAAGCTCTTCAATTCTGCGCTGGTGATCTATCGGGGCAGAATCCTCGGTGTCATACCAAAGACGTATCTCCCCAACTACCGTGAGTTTTACGAGAAGCGACAGTTCGCCTCGGCTCGGCATGCGCGTTCAAACCGCATCATGGTGTGCAATGAGCCGGTCCCGTTCGGCAACGACCTCATCTTCGAAGCCGCCAACCTCGCGGGCTTTGCCTTCCACGTCGAGATCTGCGAAGACCTGTGGGTCCCGATTCCGCCCAGCACCTACGCGGCCTTAGCCGGGGCCACGGTGCTCGCCAATCTGTCAGCCAGCGATATCACGATCGGCAAGGCCGACTACCGCAAACTGCTCTGCGCCTCGCAATCGGCCAAGTGCATAGCCGCCTACCTCTATTCGGCGGCCGGCCCGGGAGAATCCACGACGGATCTCGCGTGGGACGGGCATGCGTTGATCTATGAGAATGGGGATCTGTTGGCGGAGTCGACGCGGTTTCCCAAGCAGCCCGGGTTGATCACGGCCGACATCGACCTTGATCGCCTACGCCAGGATCGGATGCGGATGACCAGCTTCACCGACTGCGGCGCGGCCCAGCGTGAAGCTGCATCTCCCATGCGTCGCGTGACGTTCGAGTTCGAGGTTCCGCCGGGCGCGGTCCCTCTAGAGCGGCCCGTGGAGCGGTTCCCCTACGTGCCCAGCGATCCGGCGCACCGCGACGAACGCTGCGCAGAAGTCTACCGCATCCAGGTCCAGGGGTTGATCAAACGCCTGGAGGCCACTCGGATCGAGAAGGTGGTGATCGGGGTTTCGGGAGGATTGGACTCGGCGCAAGCGGCCTTGGTGGCCGTCGGCGCCTGTGATCAGATGAAACTGCCTCGCGCCAACATCTTGGGGTACTCGTTGCCCGGCTTCGGCACGAGCCGCCTCACCCAGGAGAACGCGCGCGAACTCATGCAGGCGCTGGGAATCGGCTGTCAGGAGATCGACATCCGTCCGTCGGCCCAACAGGTGCTCAAGGATCTTGGGCATCCGTTCAGTCGTGGGGAATCGGCCTACGATGTGACGTTTGAAAACGTCCAAGCCGGCCAGCGCGCGTCCCACTTGTTCCGGCTGGCGAACATGCATCAGGCGCTCGTCGTCGGGACGAGCGACCTGTCCGAACTGGCGTTGGGGTACACCACCTACGGGGTGGGGGACCATATGTCGCATTACGGCGTGAATGCGTCCGTGCCTAAGACCCTGATCCAGCATCTCATCCGCTGGCTCATCAAGACCCAGCAGTTCGATCAACGGACCAGAACGGTGCTTGAGCGCATCGTCAACACCCGCATCTCTCCCGAGTTGGTGCCTGGCGCGAGCAGCGAGCCGGCGCAACGCGCGGAGGCTGTCGTTGGTCCCTACGAACTGCAGGATTTCAACCTGTACTACTTCAGCCGGTTCGGGTACCGTCCCAGCAAAGTGGCCTTTCTCGCCTGGAAGGCTTGGGGAGATCGCCTGCGCGGCGCGTGGCCGGATACAGTCCCCGTTGATCAACGCCGTGAATACGACCTCGCCACTGTGCGCAAGTGGCTTGAGGTCTTTATCGTTCGCTTCTTCGAGTTCAGCCAGTTCAAGCGCTCGGCCATGCCCAACGGCCCCAAAGTGGGGTCCGGCGGTTCGCTGTCGCCTCGCAGCGACTGGCGCGCGCCCAGCGACGCGCGCGCCGAGGTCTGGCTACACGAACTGCGCGAGCGCTGTCCGCCGTGA
- a CDS encoding acyl-CoA dehydrogenase family protein yields MDFELTDEQRLIRETARRFAEQEIAPVAGENDRAGRFPRELINRMAAMGFLGGPIPKEYGGSGLDYISHAILTEEVGRADSSLRTTLSVQVSLVALTILKWGTEEQKRRHLPDLCAGRMLGCFGLTEPNAGSDPASMETTAVKRGTAWVLDGTKTWISNGTVADLALVFARTGPGNGHDGIAAFLVDQGTPGLATRPITDKLGLRASDTGELIFNNCSVPETALLGAVGQGFKVAMSALDNGRYSVAAGCVGIIQGCLNACTEYAKTRRQFGRPIGSFQLVQDMIARMAVDLDAARLLVFRAGYLKNQGLPNTIETSIAKYFASEAAGRAATDAVQVFGAYGYSEETPVARYYRDAKVATIYEGTSQIQKLLIGSHVLGIRAFS; encoded by the coding sequence ATGGATTTCGAGCTGACCGACGAGCAGCGATTGATACGGGAAACGGCGCGGCGATTCGCCGAGCAGGAGATCGCACCGGTCGCGGGGGAGAACGATCGAGCCGGACGGTTTCCGCGTGAGTTGATCAACCGCATGGCTGCAATGGGTTTCCTCGGAGGGCCGATCCCAAAAGAGTACGGCGGCTCAGGTCTGGATTACATCAGCCACGCCATCCTCACCGAAGAGGTGGGACGCGCCGACTCCTCGCTTCGCACCACCCTGTCGGTTCAAGTCTCGCTGGTCGCGCTCACGATTTTGAAATGGGGAACGGAGGAACAGAAGCGTCGGCACCTGCCCGACCTGTGCGCCGGTCGGATGCTGGGCTGCTTCGGCCTTACAGAGCCCAACGCGGGCAGCGATCCGGCCTCGATGGAAACCACTGCCGTGAAGCGCGGGACCGCGTGGGTGCTCGACGGAACCAAGACCTGGATTTCGAACGGGACGGTGGCCGACCTGGCATTGGTCTTTGCTCGGACCGGCCCCGGCAACGGCCACGACGGCATTGCGGCCTTTCTCGTGGACCAAGGCACACCAGGGTTGGCAACGAGGCCGATCACGGACAAACTCGGGCTTCGCGCCTCGGATACGGGAGAACTGATCTTCAACAACTGTTCGGTGCCGGAGACGGCCTTGTTGGGAGCGGTCGGACAGGGCTTCAAAGTCGCCATGTCCGCCTTGGACAACGGGCGATACAGCGTCGCGGCCGGGTGCGTGGGCATCATACAGGGCTGTCTGAATGCCTGTACGGAATACGCCAAGACGCGCCGGCAATTCGGCCGGCCCATCGGAAGCTTTCAACTGGTGCAGGACATGATCGCCCGCATGGCGGTGGATTTGGATGCCGCGCGCCTGCTCGTATTCCGGGCCGGATATCTGAAGAACCAAGGTCTTCCCAACACGATCGAAACCTCCATTGCGAAGTACTTCGCTTCTGAAGCGGCGGGGCGGGCGGCAACCGACGCGGTTCAGGTCTTCGGGGCATATGGCTATTCCGAGGAAACGCCGGTCGCGCGGTATTACCGCGATGCGAAAGTGGCGACGATCTATGAAGGCACGTCGCAGATTCAGAAACTGTTGATCGGCTCGCACGTGCTGGGGATCAGGGCCTTTTCGTGA
- a CDS encoding V-type ATP synthase subunit D, with translation MESVGRTRMNLLLLKRRGEVVRRGLELLRSKREALVREFFAVMDRAAESRTQMEAVMGHALATLTLALGMEGRAPLRSAGHAAKRTLSIELTERNVWGVRFSEVRYAPVGRAWDARGYAPSGESSYVDETARRFEQALELILRSVAVEMRLKKLGSEIKKVTRRINALNEVVLPALTREVRNIRQALEEREREDLFRMKRFKSGG, from the coding sequence ATGGAAAGCGTCGGCCGCACCAGAATGAATTTGTTGCTGCTGAAGCGGCGGGGCGAGGTCGTTCGGCGGGGACTGGAGCTGCTCCGCAGCAAGCGCGAGGCGCTGGTGCGGGAGTTCTTCGCCGTCATGGACCGTGCGGCGGAAAGCCGGACGCAAATGGAAGCCGTGATGGGGCACGCCCTGGCGACGCTGACGCTGGCGCTCGGCATGGAAGGCCGCGCGCCGCTCCGATCGGCCGGCCATGCGGCAAAGCGGACGTTGTCCATCGAATTGACCGAGCGCAACGTGTGGGGCGTCAGGTTTTCGGAAGTCCGCTACGCCCCGGTGGGCCGGGCGTGGGACGCCCGGGGGTACGCCCCCTCAGGAGAGTCCAGCTACGTGGACGAAACGGCGCGGCGCTTCGAACAGGCGCTGGAGCTGATCCTTCGCAGCGTGGCGGTGGAGATGCGGCTGAAGAAGCTGGGATCGGAAATCAAGAAGGTGACGCGCCGGATCAATGCGCTCAATGAAGTGGTGCTCCCCGCGCTGACCCGAGAGGTCAGAAACATTCGACAGGCCCTCGAAGAGCGCGAGCGGGAAGACCTGTTCAGGATGAAACGATTCAAGAGTGGAGGATAA
- a CDS encoding V-type ATP synthase subunit B yields the protein MDDLITREYRTVSGIAGPLLFAEKLTKASLGELVEIILATGEARRGQVIELSEQHAVIQVLEETTGLGVTGTRVRLTESAAAMDLSPDLLGRRFSGAGVPLDGLPSIIPDARVDIVGQPLNPVARDKPSHCIQTGISTIDALNTLVRGQKLPIFSGAGLPAKEVAAQIVRHAKVRGQPPASGGQEGRQSPSFAIVFAAMGITFREASFFLDEFERGGVMEHTVMFLNLADDPTIERLLTPRFALTVAEYLAFTLGRHVLVILTDMAAYCDALRQIATAREEIPGRRGYPGYMYSDLASIYERAGRIKGKAGSITQLPIVTMPDDDLTHPIPDLTGYITEGQIVLSRELHRKGVFPPIDVLPCLSRLMNLGIGPGKTREDHRAVADQLYACYAQGRDVRRLAAIVGEDGLSESDKRFLKLAQDFEQHFVNQGSRVREIEETLDLGWKFLRYLPQERLTRLKPELIERYYGPTSHVTRQASIVPEDNTGLTRMTIDD from the coding sequence ATGGATGATCTGATCACCCGCGAATATCGGACCGTGAGCGGCATTGCCGGACCGCTCCTCTTTGCGGAGAAGCTGACCAAGGCTTCCCTTGGAGAGCTGGTTGAGATCATTCTCGCGACCGGGGAGGCCCGGCGAGGTCAAGTCATCGAGCTGTCCGAACAGCATGCCGTGATCCAAGTGCTGGAGGAGACAACGGGCTTGGGAGTGACCGGGACCCGAGTCCGGCTCACGGAATCGGCCGCCGCAATGGATCTTTCGCCCGATCTCTTGGGGCGGCGCTTCAGCGGTGCCGGCGTCCCGCTCGACGGTCTGCCGTCGATCATTCCCGACGCCCGCGTGGACATCGTCGGACAGCCCCTGAATCCGGTCGCGCGCGACAAACCCTCGCATTGTATTCAGACCGGGATCTCCACGATTGACGCGCTGAACACGCTGGTGCGCGGGCAAAAGCTGCCGATTTTCTCCGGGGCCGGCCTGCCGGCCAAGGAAGTCGCCGCTCAGATCGTTCGCCACGCCAAGGTGCGGGGACAGCCGCCGGCCTCGGGAGGCCAAGAAGGGCGACAGTCCCCTTCGTTCGCGATTGTCTTTGCGGCGATGGGGATCACGTTCCGGGAAGCCTCGTTCTTTCTCGATGAGTTCGAGCGCGGCGGGGTCATGGAGCACACCGTCATGTTCCTCAACCTTGCCGATGACCCGACGATCGAACGGCTCCTGACACCGAGGTTTGCCCTGACCGTGGCTGAGTACCTTGCGTTCACGCTCGGTCGCCACGTGCTGGTCATCCTGACCGACATGGCCGCCTACTGTGACGCGCTGCGTCAAATCGCCACGGCCCGTGAGGAGATCCCAGGCCGGCGAGGCTACCCCGGGTATATGTATTCTGATTTGGCCTCTATCTATGAGCGGGCCGGACGGATCAAGGGCAAAGCCGGGTCCATCACGCAGCTTCCCATCGTCACCATGCCGGACGATGATCTGACTCATCCGATCCCCGATTTGACCGGGTACATCACGGAGGGACAGATTGTGCTGTCACGCGAGCTGCATCGCAAAGGCGTCTTTCCGCCCATCGATGTGCTGCCCTGCCTGTCGCGGCTGATGAATCTCGGGATCGGTCCCGGCAAGACGCGCGAGGATCATCGGGCGGTGGCTGATCAACTCTATGCCTGCTATGCCCAGGGGCGAGATGTCCGGCGTCTTGCCGCCATCGTCGGCGAGGACGGTCTGAGTGAGTCCGACAAGCGCTTCTTGAAGCTAGCCCAGGACTTTGAGCAGCACTTCGTCAACCAAGGATCGCGTGTTCGTGAGATTGAAGAGACCTTGGACCTCGGGTGGAAGTTCTTGCGATATCTGCCGCAAGAGCGGTTGACCAGGCTGAAGCCGGAGTTGATTGAACGGTATTACGGGCCAACGTCACACGTCACTCGGCAAGCGTCAATCGTACCTGAAGACAATACCGGCCTTACACGAATGACGATTGACGATTAA